The following proteins come from a genomic window of Neptunomonas concharum:
- the bamC gene encoding outer membrane protein assembly factor BamC has translation MKKRLLSTAVLAAITLTSGCSMIKKNPIYGEEGLIRDRNQEYEKATVAKKLDVPPHLQVKQTQDLLVIPAITNTASKRTGEFEVPRPEFFYADTGSEAVNLKKLGNQKIIVVDEPIASVWEKSLDFMKYNGIAVESADARQGVIESDWIIVDGPEHGFVDRWIKRITFQDIPGGTRNKLQIRLRPDPENYQRTSIEMKHVQFAEAQKEAVADWSSNEAQEVGYKSDMMFEMLRYMSKATTNPSERSLLAYQEKRANKPQLGRDSRGNPVLKLESHTDQSWELLSAAVDSAGFDVGTRDKATGMMYMTYTTTTRSENKKDMGFFEWLNSDRGEIKLGDSLSLLGGGSESEIKYSTKQALNQPLAEGQVQALDDPNNAANRKGYKIWFAGRVIYVFGEDAKKGNYNPETDSYEHTGRYQLKMTRTRSGIYISVLNQEGLSAPAIIADEILWTIKDNMPG, from the coding sequence ATGAAAAAGCGGTTACTTTCTACGGCTGTACTGGCTGCTATCACCTTAACGAGTGGTTGTAGCATGATCAAAAAGAACCCTATCTATGGAGAGGAGGGGTTAATACGCGATCGGAATCAGGAGTACGAGAAAGCAACCGTTGCTAAAAAGCTGGATGTACCGCCTCATTTGCAAGTGAAGCAAACACAGGACCTGCTTGTAATTCCTGCGATTACAAATACGGCCTCAAAGCGAACGGGTGAATTTGAAGTTCCACGGCCAGAATTTTTCTACGCAGATACCGGTAGTGAAGCAGTTAATCTGAAGAAGCTGGGTAACCAGAAGATTATTGTGGTTGATGAGCCCATCGCATCGGTATGGGAAAAGTCATTAGATTTCATGAAGTATAACGGTATTGCCGTGGAATCTGCGGATGCCCGGCAAGGTGTTATTGAGAGTGATTGGATCATCGTCGATGGGCCGGAGCATGGCTTCGTTGATCGCTGGATCAAGCGAATCACTTTTCAGGATATTCCTGGCGGAACACGGAATAAGCTGCAGATACGCTTAAGACCGGACCCTGAGAACTATCAGCGCACCTCAATAGAGATGAAGCATGTGCAGTTTGCAGAGGCGCAAAAAGAAGCTGTTGCGGATTGGAGCAGCAATGAAGCGCAAGAGGTCGGTTATAAATCGGATATGATGTTCGAAATGCTGCGCTACATGAGCAAAGCGACAACCAATCCGTCCGAGCGCTCTTTACTGGCTTATCAGGAAAAGCGGGCTAACAAGCCTCAGTTGGGTCGTGACTCTCGTGGTAATCCTGTATTGAAATTGGAGTCTCATACTGATCAGTCGTGGGAGCTGCTAAGTGCTGCTGTTGATAGCGCAGGCTTTGATGTGGGTACGCGGGACAAAGCGACCGGCATGATGTACATGACCTATACCACAACGACGCGATCTGAAAACAAGAAAGATATGGGATTCTTTGAATGGTTAAATTCAGACCGTGGAGAGATCAAGTTAGGTGATAGCCTTTCACTGTTGGGTGGGGGTAGTGAGTCTGAAATCAAATACAGCACGAAACAAGCATTGAATCAGCCGCTCGCTGAAGGGCAAGTACAAGCGCTGGATGATCCAAATAATGCCGCTAACAGAAAAGGCTATAAGATTTGGTTTGCTGGCCGTGTCATTTATGTATTTGGCGAAGATGCTAAAAAAGGCAACTACAACCCTGAAACGGATAGCTATGAGCATACCGGACGTTATCAGTTGAAAATGACACGTACTCGCTCAGGTATTTATATCAGCGTGCTGAATCAAGAAGGGCTATCGGCTCCTGCTATCATTGCTGATGAGATTTTATGGACAATCAAAGATAATATGCCAGGTTGA